The following DNA comes from Geothrix edaphica.
TTCACGTCGGCCTGACGATACCCGGCCTCCCGCAGACGCTGCTCGATGCTGCGCTCCAGGGCCGCCAGGTGCTGGGGCCCCAGACGCTGGCCCTTCCTCAGATCCGGCAGCAGGGTCTTGCGGAGGTCCCCGGGCAGGGGGTCCCCCTCCCAGCGCCACCCCGCCACCGGGGCCAGCGGTTCCAGCCGCAGGAGGATCTCGCCGTTCCCGCCGAAGGTCCCGTCCACCGTGCGATAGCGATCCACCAGGCGCACCGCCGCCAGGGCCTGCGGGAAGCCCGCCGGGTCCACCGCCTGGCCCACCTTCCAGCCGAGCGCGGCCTCCGCGAAGCGCCGGTCATCCTCGTCGCCGCCCACCACCTGGATGGAGGTGACTGTGCGGAGCGACACAGCCTCCTGGCCCGCGGCGGAAACCAGGGCCAGGAGGCTGCATCCGAAGGCGGCGCGGAGACGCACCGCGCTAGAAGCCCGCGAGGGCCTCGTCCTCGGTGTCGGTCACCTGGAAGACCGAGTGCAGACTGGTCATCTTGATGAGGCTGAAGATCTTGGAGCTCATGCCGCAGATGCGCAGCTCGCCGCCCTTGCCCTTGATCGAGGTGTAGCAGCCCACCAGCTCGCCCACGCCTGACGAATCCAGGTAGCTCACCTTGCTGAAGTTGATGACGATCTTGCGGGAGCCGTTGGTGAGCGAGGTGCGGACGGCCTCCCCCAGCTCCTGGTCGCCGTCGCCCAGGGTGATCTTCCCCTCGGGGTAGAGGATCAGCACATCGTTGTGATTTCGAGTGTTCATGATCATGGGGACCTCGGGTGAGCGGCCAGTGTAGCAAGGCTGCCAAGGCCCCGCGCAACCCACTCCTGCCTGGAATCCTCCGGCATGGATTCCCTTCCCCGGAAAACCGGCGTCCCCCGGGCCGTTTCATAGGTGGGTACACTGGAATCTTTGAAGTCCGAGGCCCCATGTCCGATCAGGAACTCCAGCCCCTCGCCCCCCGCCGGAAGACCCGCCAGATCCTGGTGGGCAAGGTTCCCGTGGGCGGGGATGCCCCCATCAGCGTCCAGAGCATGACCAAGACGGACACCCGGGACGTCGAAGCCACCGTCAACCAGATCTACGGCTACGCCAACGCCGGCTGCGAGATCGTGCGCGTGAGCGTCCCCACCAAGAAGGCTGGCGAGGTCTTCCACGAGATCTGCGACCGAAGCCCCATCCCCGTGGTGGCCGACATCCACTTCGACTACCGGCTGGCGCTGGTGGCCGCGGATGGCGGCGCCGCCTGTCTGCGCATCAATCCCGGCAACATCGGCGGCCAGGACCGGGTGAAGGCCGTGGTGGACAAGGCCGGATCCAAGGGAATTCCGATCCGCATCGGCGTCAACGGCGGCAGCCTGGAGAAGGATCTGCTCGAGAAGTTCGGCACGGCCACCCCCGAAGCCATGGTGGAGAGCGCCCTGCGCCACATTGACGTCCTGGAGCGCGAGAGTTTCCGGGACATCAAGATCAGCCTCAAGGCCAGCGACGTGGTCCGCACCGTGCAGGCCTACCGCCTGCTGGCCAAGCAGGTGGACTACCCCTTCCACCTGGGCATCACGGAGGCCGGTACGCCCTTCGGCGGCACCATCCGCTCCAGCGTCGGGATGGGCATCCTGCTGGCCGAGGGCCTGGGCGACACCATCCGCGTCTCGCTGACCGGCGACGGCGAGGACGAGTGCCGCGTGGGCCACGAAATGTTGCGGGCCCTGGCCCTGCGCTCCGGCGGCTTCCGCATGGTGAGCTGCCCCAGCTGCGGCCGGGTGCAGATCGACCTGAATCGCGTGGCGAACGAGATCGAGGAGGGCCTGAAGGCCATCAACCACGAGAACATCACCTACGCCGTCATGGGCTGCGTGGTGAACGGGCCTGGCGAAGCCAAGGACGCCGATCTCGGCGTGGCCGGCGGCGCCGGCGAGGGCCTCATCTACCGCAAGGGCGAGCTCATCCGGAAGGTGAAGGAGGAGGACCTTGTCCCCGCCTTCCTGGAGGAGGCCCGCAAGGTCAAGGCCGAAGCGGATGCGGCGAAGGCCTAGGGCGTTGGACTGGCTGGCGGCCCACCCCCTGGCGGCCATCGCGGCCTTCCTGGTGCTGGAGGCCTGCCTGCCCGTGCGCTTCCAGCCCACGGCCTGGATCTGCCGGGGCGCCATCCGCGCCTATCAGGCCACGCTGTCGGGCCACCTGCCCACCCAGTGCAAGTTCACGCCCACCTGCAGCCACTACGGCCTGGGCTGCATCCAGAAGTACGGCACCCTGCGGGGCGGCCTGCTCACCACCTGGCGGCTCATCCGCTGCTCGCCGCTGACGAGCGGGGGCAGCGACCCCGTTCCCTAACCGGCGATTCCATCCGAGGATGAAGGGTTGGAGGTCCCACCGTGTGCGGAATCGTGTCGCTTTGCTATGGATCAGACGTCGCCGCCATGGGGCACGAGGCCGGTGAGCTGCTGAAGCGGCTGGAATACCGCGGGTACGACTCCACGGGCGCGGCCTTCATCAGCGGCGACGGCGCCATCACGCTCCTCAAGCAGGTGGGCGCCCCCAGCCGCGTCGTGCCCGAGCTGGGCATCGACCGGCGGGCCGGCCAGCGCTTCATCGGCCAGGTGCGCTGGGCCACCTACGGCGCGGTCTCGGACATCAACAGCCAGCCCCATCACGTGCGCTGCAAGGTGGAGATGGTGGGCGCCCACAACGGCAACATCTCCAACACGGATGCGCTGAAGCCCGCCCTGACGGCCCAGGGCCACGCCGTGGTCTCCGACAACGACGGCGAGATGATCACCCACCTCACCGAACATGCCTATGCCGCCAACCTGGCCAGCCCCGCGCCGGCCCTCGCGACCTGCCGCGCGGCCTATGCCGCCGCCGGGCTGGGCGCGGCCATTCCGGACGGCGCCTTCCTCTTGATGGACGCCGCCCGCCAGGCAGATGCCCGCGCGGAGGGCTCCTACGCCGCCGCCTTCGCGGATCCCAGGGTGCCCGGCGTGGTGGCGGTGAAATCCGGCTCTTCGCTCTATGCGGGCATCGGCAGCGATGCCCATGGTGACTTCGTGGTGGTGTCGAGCGACCTCACCTCCGTGCTTTCGAAGACGCGCCTGCTCATCCCGCTGGCCGAAGGCGAGGGCATCTGGTTCACCGAGCGCGAGTACCTGATCTTCACCCTGGGCCGGGACCTCGCGTTCTCCCTGCCCCGCCCCAAGCGCTCCAAGCTCAATGTGCGCGACACCGGCCTCCGGGCCCCGTTCCGCTACTTCATGGAGCAGGAGATCGCCTCGACGCCGGACAACCTGGACGAGGTGCTGCGGTACTACTTCCGCAGCCCCGAGACCGAGGGCCTGTTCGCCGCCTTCGAGGACCGCCAGGACCTCTGCAAGGCGCTGGTGGGCAAGGTGCTGGCGCTGTACGAGGCCGAGGGGGAGGCGGCCCTGACGAAGGCCTTTGCGGCCCTGCTGGCGGATCCGGTCCACCGGGAGCTGGCCGCCCGCGTGCAGCCCCATGCCGAGGTGCTGCGGGCCCACCGGGGCCAGCCCGTGTCCGACGAGCGGCAGCTGCTGGCGGACCTGGGCCGCCTGGATCCCCAGGCCCTGGAGGCCCTGGCCCTCTTCGACCTGCTGATCGTGTGGAAGAAGCGGCGCCGGGTGACGGGTCACCTCCAGGGCCTGGTGCAGGCCATCCGCGAGGCCCAGAAGGAGGGCGGCCGCGTCTTCCTGGTGGCCTCGGGCACCTCGTACCACGCGGCCCTCGTGGCCGGGACCTTCTTCAACAACCTGGCGGGGGTGGCTGTCTTCCCCTGCAACCCGGGCATCTTCCGGTCCATGTACCTGAACACGCTCCAGCCCCACGACCTCCTCCTCGGCATCACCCAATCCGGCGAGACCAAGGACCTGGTGGACATCTTCACGGACGTGCGCGCCCGCGTGCCCGCCCTGCGCCGCATCTCGCTGGTGAACAACGAGAACAGCCGCATCCCCCAGGAGCTGTCCGAGTTCTACCTCCCGATCCTCTGCGGCCCCGAGATCGCCGTGGCCGCCACCAAGAGCTTCCTCAACCAGGTGGCCATCCTCTATGTGCTGGCCGCCTCCTTCTCGCTCACGGAACGCAAGATCGCCGCGAACCTGGAGCGGGCCAAGGATCTCATCACCGAGACGCTGGCCATGGTCGAGGCCGATGTGGAGGAGGCTGCGAAGCGCCTCTACCTGGAGCCCTCGCTGCACATCCTGGGCACCGGCCTCATCGGCCTGGCCCGCGAAGGCGCCCTCAAGATCCGCGAGGTGGTGCTGAACCACGCTGAGGGCTACGACGCCGCCGAGTTCAAGCACGGGCCCAACACCATCCTCGGCAAGAACACCCTGTTCTCCATCCAGGACCTGGCGGGTCTGCTGGAGGTCTACGAGCAGCGCCGGGACGGCCGCCCCTTCGCCGGCGGCATCGAGGCCCTCCAGGCCTGGCCCGAGCTGGTGGAGACACGGTTCTCCAACTACCCCCTGCTCTTCGTGTGCCCCAGCGAGGAGCGCGACATCCGCATCACCATCAGCCAGATCCACACCCACAAGATCCGCGGCGCCGACATCCTGCTCATCGCGGAGAAGAACCCGGAGCTGGCGGCGGCCGTGTCCGGCCGGCCCATGGGCCAGGACCGCTACTGGTCCAAGTACCTCGAGGTGCCCTCCAGCGGCGACGCCAACCTCTTCGTGTTCGCGGCCACCGTGGCGCTCCAGCGCCTGGCCTTCCGCATGTCGGTCCTGAAGATGGAGTACCTGGACCGGCTGGCGGTGGCGGACCATGGCGTCCATCCGGACGCGCCCAAGAACGTCTCCAAGTCCATCACCGTGGATTAAGACAAGCAAAATAAGCACTTTGATTATGAGTTTCGAGTCATTAAAGAAAATCAGACCTTTTTAGTCAAGATGTGATTCCCCTCACGCCTCCCAGGCCCCATCTTGGAAGTCCCGGGGACGTTCCCCACCAAGGAGCCGACATGAACGTGGACCTGAACACCAAGGTGGGCGAGCTGGTGCTGGCCCGTCCCGAGACCATGCGCTATTTCGAACGACTGGGCATCGACTACTGCTGCGGCGGCCACCGCAGCCTCGAAGAGGCCTGCCGCGTGGCGAACCAGCCTCCGGCCGACATCCTCGAGGGCCTGGAGACACTGGAACCCTTCCAGGCGGGCATCCCCTCCCCCCGGGACTGGGCCCAGGCTCCCCTCGCGGATCTCACCCGGCACATCGTGGCCACCCACCACGACTACCTCCGGGAGGAGATGCCCCGGCTGGAGTTCCTGCTCGAGAAGGTGCTCCGGGCGCACGGGGAGCGGCACCCCGAGCTGCCGCGCGTGGGGGAGCTCTACCGGGCCCTGGTGGCCGACCTCATGCCGCACATGATGAAGGAAGAGCAGATCCTCTTTCCCTTCATCGGTCAGTTAGAGCAGGGTCTGTCGGGATCATCCTGCTTCGGCACCGTGCAGAGCCCCATCCGTGTCATGGAGCTGGAGCACGAGGCCGTGGGCGCCCTGCTGGTCGAGCTGCGCGAGCTCACCGGCGCCTACACCGTGCCCGCGGACGGCTGCGCCACCTTCCGCGCCCTCTATGACGGATTCCAGACCCTGGAAGAGGACCTGCACCTGCACATCTACCTGGAGAACCAGATCCTCCACCCCCGCGCCGTGGCCCTGGAGTCCAGCGTCCAGGCCTGATCCCCCTCGCGGATCAGTGCGCGTCCTCGAGACTCCACCGGTCCGTGCAGCCATGGCTTTCGACCACCTGGCGCGCCCTCCGCATGCGGAGGGTGTGCTGGACGGTCTGCATGACGGTGAAGAGCTGGTCGTGGATGCCCAGCCGCGCCAGATCCGCCGCCGTGAACCAGGTGACGCCGTCGTGGTCCTTCCGGGTGGTGTGGTCGGCCAGGATCTGCTCAGTGATGCCCACGGGAAACCTCCAGAACTGCTAGCTTGAATAGCACGGAGGGGCGTCGTGGCCAACTGGCGGAACACGGGATGGGGCGCGGTTGTGATGCTCATCTGGGGCGCCCTCCTGGTGCCGGCCGTCGTGATCGGCATCCTGCTGGCGGCCCCCTTCCTGGGACGGCGGCGCGCCTTCTTCACCATCGGGCCGATGTACGCCCGCGGCATGGCCTGGTTCTGCCACATCCCCTTCGTCCTCAAGGGATGGGAGCACCTGCCGGAGGCCATCCGGGACGGGCGCCAGCCCGTGATCTTCATGTCCAACCATGAAAGCCAGATGGACCCGCCGGTCCTCATCGGCGCCCTACCGCTGCCGGCGGTCTACATCGCCAAGAAGGAAGTGAAGTACCTGCCCTTCGTGGGCTGGGCGGCCTGGATCGCGGGGGTGATCTTCATCGACCGTGGCGACCGGGAGCGCGCCATCAAGAGCATCCGCGACGCGGCCGACGAGATCCGCGGCGGCAAGAGCGTGGTGATCTTCCCCGAAGGGACTCGCAGCCGGACCGGCGAGATGCTGCCATTCAAGAAGGGCGGCTTCGCCCTGGCCATCGATGCCGGTGTGCCCATCGTGCCCATGGCCACCGTGGGGGGCCGGGAGGTGCTCCCGCCGGGCAGCGCCCGCCTGCGTCCGGGCCGGTACGTGGTGGCGGTGGGCGAGCCCGTGGCACCCGCCACCCACGCGAACCGGGACGCGCTCATGACCGAGGTCCGCACCCGCATCCAGGCCCTCGTGGCCGAGGCCCGCGGCACCCAGTAGCGGGGCTCAGCGGAAGACGGGATCCTGCTGGGCCACCCGGCGCTTGCCCGGGTGCAGGCGGTCGGCCAGGTCCAGCAGGGCCCGGCCCTCCACGGCCCCCCCCAGCTTGGCGGCCGTGCGGGCCATGAAGTAGAGGTTCACGGAGAGCACCCGCTTCTCGTTGTGCTTCTTGGCGGCGAGGTCCGAGGCCAGGAGCCGCTGCCGGTAGGCTTCGAACACGGCCAGGGTCCCGGCGGCATCGCCCCGCACGGCCTTCTTCAAGCCCGCCAGGAGCTGCGTGCTGGAGTGGTCGGCGGGCCAGGCGCCCTCCAGCTCGCGCAGGTAGCCCTCGGCGGTCCCGAGGTCCTGGTGATCCCAGGCGGCATAGGCCATGAGGCTGCGCAGGACATTGGAACCTGGCACCTCGCGGAGCCCCGCCCGAAGCCGGATCTCGGCCTCCGGGGCGCGCCCCATCCACAGCAGGGCATCCGCGGCGGTGACGTAGGCGTACTCGGCGGCGGGCCGCAGGGCGATGGCGCGGTCGGCGTGCTGGAGGGCGAGCGGCAGCTCCCCCTCGTTCTGCAGCAGCACGCCGTAGCGGTGATGGGCCTGCCATCCCTCGGGGAACAGCGAGAGCGATTTCTCGAAGTAGCGGCGGGCGGCCTGGTGGTTGTCCTCCCCCTCCAGGCCGGCGAAGACGTCCGCCAGCACGTCGTAGGCCTTGTGGTCCGCCGGGTCGAGGCGCACCGCCTGGAGCGCCGAGCGGCTGGCCCCCTCCAGATCCCCCAGCCGGAGCAGGATCGAGCCGAGGGCCCGGTAGGCCTGGGAGGCGCTGGGGTCCAGGCTGATGGCCGCCTCGGCGGCGGCCTTCCCCTGGCGCAGCAGGACCTGGCCCTCATCGAAGCGCCCCTGGCTCAGGGCCCGGGTGGCGCCCAGCTCCGCCAGCGTCCAGGCGTACTCGGCCCGGGCAGGAGCGTAATCCGGTTCGATCTCGATGGCGGATTGCAGCAGCGAGTTGGCCAACCGGACCGACTCCTGGTTGCCGTCGGTAATGACCTGGAGGGCCTTGGTATAGAGTTCCCGCGTCCTCGGATTCTTGGCCTGGACCCGCAGGGAGCCGGGATCGCTGCCCAGGCCCATCTCCTGGGGCAGCCGCTGCTGCAGCTCGTCCTCCAGCTTGAGCAGGTCCGCGACGGGGCGGTCCAGCTGGAACTGGTGCCGCGTGGCCCCCTGGACCGCGTCCACCACCCGGACGCCCATGCGGAGCTGGCCACCCACCACCTGGTAGCTGCCGAGCACCAGCAGCTCGGCCTTGAGCTGGCGCCCCAGCTCGCCCAGGGCCTTCGGGGCCCGGCCGGGTGTATCGCCCAGCGCGTTCATGGCCTCCACCACCCGCAGGCGGTCCACCACCAGCAGGTCCTCGCGCCGGACGAGCCCGTAGGCCATGGCGTCCGCGAAGCTGTTGCTCAGCCAGGCATGCTCGGCATCCGGCTGGAGCTGTTCCAGGGGCAGGATGGCCACCACCCGCCGTCCCTTGGTGAAGTCCTCGCGCGAGGCCCGCCGGGCTTCGCCCAGGCCCGTGGCCAGCGTCCGGCGGATCAGGTAGGTTCCGAGCGCCGCCCCGCCGACCAGGACCACCGCGACGGAGGCCAGGAGCCACCGGCGCCGGGGCCGCTGGAGCCGCGCCACCGACAGGCTGAGGTGGGGCACGTTCGCGGTCTGGATGTCTTCTGAGAGCCCGGCCGCCAGGGCCTGCAGGTTGGGGAAGCGATCCTGGGCGGCCTTCGCCATCAGGCGGTGGATGGCGTCCCGGAGGGTGCGGGGGAGGTCGGGCCGGAGGTCGGCCAGGGCCTTCGGCTCGTCCCGCGTCACCGAATAGAGCGTGTCCACCAGACTGAGGCGGCGGAAAGGGTGGGTCCCCGAGGCCAGCTCGTAGAGCACCACCCCCAGGCTGAACTGGTCCGACTGGCCCGTGAGCGGCTGGCCGTTGGCCTGCTCGGGGCTCATGTAGGCGGGTGTGCCCTGGCTGTACCCCGGCGCGGTCCGCTCGACGAGGGTCATGTGGTGGGAGGTCTGCCCGAGGGGGAGGTCCTCGACGCCGCGGCGGGCGATGCCGAAGTCCAGGATCTTGAGCTGGCCGTCCTCCGTGAGGAGCATGTTCTCGGGCTTGATGTCGCGGTGGACGATGCCCTTCTGGTGCGCGTGGGAGAGAGCCGAGGCCGCCTGCCGGGCCAGGTCCTGCAGGGCGGCCCCGTCGAGGGGCCGGCCCACCAGGGCGCGGAGGGTGTCGCCCTCCACCAGCT
Coding sequences within:
- a CDS encoding lysophospholipid acyltransferase family protein, whose product is MANWRNTGWGAVVMLIWGALLVPAVVIGILLAAPFLGRRRAFFTIGPMYARGMAWFCHIPFVLKGWEHLPEAIRDGRQPVIFMSNHESQMDPPVLIGALPLPAVYIAKKEVKYLPFVGWAAWIAGVIFIDRGDRERAIKSIRDAADEIRGGKSVVIFPEGTRSRTGEMLPFKKGGFALAIDAGVPIVPMATVGGREVLPPGSARLRPGRYVVAVGEPVAPATHANRDALMTEVRTRIQALVAEARGTQ
- the yidD gene encoding membrane protein insertion efficiency factor YidD, whose product is MRFQPTAWICRGAIRAYQATLSGHLPTQCKFTPTCSHYGLGCIQKYGTLRGGLLTTWRLIRCSPLTSGGSDPVP
- a CDS encoding STAS domain-containing protein, whose amino-acid sequence is MNTRNHNDVLILYPEGKITLGDGDQELGEAVRTSLTNGSRKIVINFSKVSYLDSSGVGELVGCYTSIKGKGGELRICGMSSKIFSLIKMTSLHSVFQVTDTEDEALAGF
- a CDS encoding SIS domain-containing protein, which gives rise to MCGIVSLCYGSDVAAMGHEAGELLKRLEYRGYDSTGAAFISGDGAITLLKQVGAPSRVVPELGIDRRAGQRFIGQVRWATYGAVSDINSQPHHVRCKVEMVGAHNGNISNTDALKPALTAQGHAVVSDNDGEMITHLTEHAYAANLASPAPALATCRAAYAAAGLGAAIPDGAFLLMDAARQADARAEGSYAAAFADPRVPGVVAVKSGSSLYAGIGSDAHGDFVVVSSDLTSVLSKTRLLIPLAEGEGIWFTEREYLIFTLGRDLAFSLPRPKRSKLNVRDTGLRAPFRYFMEQEIASTPDNLDEVLRYYFRSPETEGLFAAFEDRQDLCKALVGKVLALYEAEGEAALTKAFAALLADPVHRELAARVQPHAEVLRAHRGQPVSDERQLLADLGRLDPQALEALALFDLLIVWKKRRRVTGHLQGLVQAIREAQKEGGRVFLVASGTSYHAALVAGTFFNNLAGVAVFPCNPGIFRSMYLNTLQPHDLLLGITQSGETKDLVDIFTDVRARVPALRRISLVNNENSRIPQELSEFYLPILCGPEIAVAATKSFLNQVAILYVLAASFSLTERKIAANLERAKDLITETLAMVEADVEEAAKRLYLEPSLHILGTGLIGLAREGALKIREVVLNHAEGYDAAEFKHGPNTILGKNTLFSIQDLAGLLEVYEQRRDGRPFAGGIEALQAWPELVETRFSNYPLLFVCPSEERDIRITISQIHTHKIRGADILLIAEKNPELAAAVSGRPMGQDRYWSKYLEVPSSGDANLFVFAATVALQRLAFRMSVLKMEYLDRLAVADHGVHPDAPKNVSKSITVD
- the ispG gene encoding flavodoxin-dependent (E)-4-hydroxy-3-methylbut-2-enyl-diphosphate synthase gives rise to the protein MSDQELQPLAPRRKTRQILVGKVPVGGDAPISVQSMTKTDTRDVEATVNQIYGYANAGCEIVRVSVPTKKAGEVFHEICDRSPIPVVADIHFDYRLALVAADGGAACLRINPGNIGGQDRVKAVVDKAGSKGIPIRIGVNGGSLEKDLLEKFGTATPEAMVESALRHIDVLERESFRDIKISLKASDVVRTVQAYRLLAKQVDYPFHLGITEAGTPFGGTIRSSVGMGILLAEGLGDTIRVSLTGDGEDECRVGHEMLRALALRSGGFRMVSCPSCGRVQIDLNRVANEIEEGLKAINHENITYAVMGCVVNGPGEAKDADLGVAGGAGEGLIYRKGELIRKVKEEDLVPAFLEEARKVKAEADAAKA
- the ric gene encoding iron-sulfur cluster repair di-iron protein, which translates into the protein MNVDLNTKVGELVLARPETMRYFERLGIDYCCGGHRSLEEACRVANQPPADILEGLETLEPFQAGIPSPRDWAQAPLADLTRHIVATHHDYLREEMPRLEFLLEKVLRAHGERHPELPRVGELYRALVADLMPHMMKEEQILFPFIGQLEQGLSGSSCFGTVQSPIRVMELEHEAVGALLVELRELTGAYTVPADGCATFRALYDGFQTLEEDLHLHIYLENQILHPRAVALESSVQA
- a CDS encoding serine/threonine-protein kinase; the protein is MTPDAPHFGSYRLLTRLGEGAMGEVWKALDLRLEREVALKILKDADDLRRKALIGEAKLACQLNHPNIAHIYDAGEVDGTPYIAMELVEGDTLRALVGRPLDGAALQDLARQAASALSHAHQKGIVHRDIKPENMLLTEDGQLKILDFGIARRGVEDLPLGQTSHHMTLVERTAPGYSQGTPAYMSPEQANGQPLTGQSDQFSLGVVLYELASGTHPFRRLSLVDTLYSVTRDEPKALADLRPDLPRTLRDAIHRLMAKAAQDRFPNLQALAAGLSEDIQTANVPHLSLSVARLQRPRRRWLLASVAVVLVGGAALGTYLIRRTLATGLGEARRASREDFTKGRRVVAILPLEQLQPDAEHAWLSNSFADAMAYGLVRREDLLVVDRLRVVEAMNALGDTPGRAPKALGELGRQLKAELLVLGSYQVVGGQLRMGVRVVDAVQGATRHQFQLDRPVADLLKLEDELQQRLPQEMGLGSDPGSLRVQAKNPRTRELYTKALQVITDGNQESVRLANSLLQSAIEIEPDYAPARAEYAWTLAELGATRALSQGRFDEGQVLLRQGKAAAEAAISLDPSASQAYRALGSILLRLGDLEGASRSALQAVRLDPADHKAYDVLADVFAGLEGEDNHQAARRYFEKSLSLFPEGWQAHHRYGVLLQNEGELPLALQHADRAIALRPAAEYAYVTAADALLWMGRAPEAEIRLRAGLREVPGSNVLRSLMAYAAWDHQDLGTAEGYLRELEGAWPADHSSTQLLAGLKKAVRGDAAGTLAVFEAYRQRLLASDLAAKKHNEKRVLSVNLYFMARTAAKLGGAVEGRALLDLADRLHPGKRRVAQQDPVFR